Proteins found in one Hoplias malabaricus isolate fHopMal1 chromosome 17, fHopMal1.hap1, whole genome shotgun sequence genomic segment:
- the kctd8 gene encoding BTB/POZ domain-containing protein KCTD8: protein MQSTTFVQKCKEKFAGLQISFFFQLLGTLSGWTMAMKETVLPISEVSGCPSFPEVIELNVGGQVYVTKRATLLSIPDTPLHSMFARRAPRELPRDSRGRFFIDRDGFLFRYVLDFLRDRQLVLPEHFPERERLQREAEHFQLGELLRLLGPRVAKQGSLNDEGCQSDIEESSQSSELQLGRTTGSGAASVPSSSSFGQDKRSGFITIGYRGSYTMVRDNQTDAKFRRVARIMVCGRIVLAKEVFGDTLNESRDPDRPPEKYTSRFYLKFTHLEQAFDRLSEAGFSMVACNSTGTAAFVNQYRDDKIWSSYTEYIFFRPACRTVSPRAECEEPKPEKLVDKGSESGASLNELSTSSSETHSEATSPQDGGPILATRGEVVGGSLAPCGALHSVSRPPSTLTLGRPPKKGSSVQWMELPDKRRNSELFQSLTSGVGLREGGGGVGGLTRRKTLERPSAEEEMKQCIRDFRKIKIPQAFPERKRQWQSELLQKYGL from the exons ATGCAGAGTACCACTTTTGTTCAGAAATGCAAAGAGAAA TTTGCTGGCCTCCaaatctctttcttttttcaattGCTGGGCACCCTCAGCGGCTGGACCATGGCCATGAAGGAGACGGTCTTGCCCATTAGCGAGGTGTCTGGGTGCCCCTCTTTCCCAGAGGTGATTGAATTGAACGTGGGTGGCCAGGTGTATGTAACCAAGCGGGCCACACTGCTGAGCATACCGGACACACCTCTGCACTCCATGTTTGCACGCCGGGCACCTCGTGAGCTGCCCCGTGACAGCCGTGGCCGCTTCTTTATTGACCGCGATGGCTTCCTCTTCCGCTATGTGTTGGACTTCTTACGTGACCGGCAACTAGTGCTACCCGAACACTTCCCTGAGCGCGAGCGACTGCAGCGTGAAGCTGAGCACTTCCAACTGGGTGAGCTTCTCAGGCTGCTGGGGCCAAGGGTTGCCAAGCAAGGATCACTCAACGATGAGGGTTGCCAGAGCGACATTGAAGAGAGTTCACAGAGCAGCGAACTTCAGCTCGGACGCACCACTGGATCTGGGGCTGCTTCTGTCCCATCTTCATCGTCTTTTGGACAGGACAAAAGATCAGGGTTTATCACCATAGGCTACCGAGGTTCTTACACCATGGTAAGGGACAACCAGACAGATGCGAAATTCCGGCGTGTGGCCAGGATCATGGTGTGTGGCCGCATTGTCCTGGCTAAGGAAGTGTTCGGAGACACTCTGAACGAGAGCCGTGACCCAGATCGGCCTCCGGAGAAGTACACCTCACGCTTCTACCTGAAATTCACCCACCTGGAGCAAGCCTTTGACCGGCTAAGCGAGGCAGGCTTTAGCATGGTTGCCTGCAACTCTACAGGAACAGCCGCCTTTGTCAACCAGTACAGGGATGACAagatctggagcagctacacggAATACATCTTTTTCC GGCCTGCTTGCAGGACAGTGTCCCCCAGGGCCGAGTGTGAGGAGCCCAAGCCTGAGAAGCTGGTGGATAAAGGCAGTGAAAGTGGAGCTTCTCTCAATGAGCTGTCCACCTCCAGCTCCGAAACCCACTCTGAAGCAACTTCACCTCAGGATGGAGGCCCTATCCTGGCAACACGTGGAGAGGTGGTGGGAGGGTCATTGGCCCCATGTGGTGCTCTGCACTCAGTGTCCCGTCCACCAAGTACCCTCACCCTTGGCAGACCCCCCAAAAAGGGCTCCTCAGTGCAGTGGATGGAGCTCCCTGATAAGAGGCGCAACAGCGAGCTCTTCCAGTCCCTAACTAGTGGGGTGGGGCTGCGGGAGGGAGGTGGAGGAGTTGGGGGACTGACACGAAGGAAGACACTGGAGAGGCCTAGTGCTGAAGAGGAGATGAAGCAGTGCATCCGGGATTTCCGCAAGATAAAAATTCCGCAGGCATTCCCAGAACGGAAGCGCCAGTGGCAGTCGGAATTGCTCCAGAAATACGGGCTCTAG